One genomic segment of Misgurnus anguillicaudatus chromosome 25, ASM2758022v2, whole genome shotgun sequence includes these proteins:
- the pabpn1 gene encoding polyadenylate-binding protein 2 isoform X2, with protein MAEFGNGLAEESLLDSDPGHSELEDPGVGDEDPGLDEGEASIEDPELEAIKARVREMEEEAEKLKELQNEVEKQMNLSPPPSGPVIMSIEEKMEADGRSIYVGNVDYGATAEELEAHFHGCGSVNRVTILCDKFTGHPKGFAYIEFADKESVRTAMALDESLFRGRQIKVGAKRTNRPGISTTDRGFPRARFRSRGGSFSSRARYYSGYTPPRGRGRAFRGRGRTTSWYSPY; from the exons ATGGCGGAGTTCGGTAACGGACTGGCAGAGGAGTCTCTGCTGGACTCGGACCCAGGACACTCAGAACTTGAAGACCCGGGCGTCGGCGACGAGGACCCAGGATTAGACGAGGGTGAGGCCTCTATTGAAGATCCG GAGCTGGAGGCAATTAAAGCCAGGGTGAGAGAGATGGAGGAGGAGGCAGAAAAACTAAAGGAGCTACAGAACGAGGTGGAAAAACAGATGAACCTCAGTCCTCCACCTT CCGGCCCAGTCATAATGTCTATTGAAGAGAAGATGGAAGCTGATGGGAGATCTATTTACGTTGGAAac gTGGATTATGGTGCAACGGCAGAAGAATTGGAGGCACATTTTCATGGCTGTGGCTCTGTAAACCGAGTCACCATCTTGTGTGACAAATTTACAGGACACCCTAAAGG GTTTGCATATATAGAGTTTGCAGACAAGGAATCTGTTAGGACGGCAATGGCACTGGATGAATCCTTATTCAGAGGAAGGCAGATTAAG GTTGGTGCCAAGAGAACGAATCGTCCTGGCATTAGCACCACAGACCGCGGCTTCCCACGGGCCCGCTTCCGCTCACGGGGAGGAAGTTTCTCGTCCCGAGCGCGCTACTACAGTGGCTACACACCCCCCAGAGGTAGAGGACGGGCCTTCAG